The sequence below is a genomic window from Agrobacterium tumefaciens.
CGCGGCGGCCGCGCAACGGCTCGGCACGAGCAGCGGACAAGCCTCGAAGCTGGTTTCGAAACTGGAGGCTGATATCGGGGTCCAGCTCATCAAGCGCACTACCCGCGCGCTATCGGTGACGGAGGTCGGGCAGGCCTATTATGAGCGGATGAAGGTCCTGCTCGAGGAATTCGACAGCCTAGACGCCTCTGTCCGCAACGCCTCCGGCGCTCCCGCCGGGCGCCTTCGGCTGACGGCCCCTATGACTTTCGGGACGACCTGCCTTACCCCCGTGCTGATCGACTTCGCCAATGCCTTTCCGCAAATCCAGCTCGATGTCAGCTTCTCCGATCGGGTCGTAAATCTCGTCGACGAAGGGTTCGATGTCGCCATCCGGATAGGCAAGCCGCAGGACAGCGCCATGATCGCCCGAAAGATCTGCGACGCCCGCGTCGTTGTCGTCGCGGCTCCTTCCTATCTCGCCAGCAGGGGGCTGCCGGGAACACCGGAAGATCTGGACGGACACGACTGCATCATCGACACCAATTTCCGCGATCCGTTCCATTGGACATTCAAGTCAACCGCTTCACCGGAATCGTTGACGGTGACAGTATCGGGACGGTTGAGCTTTTCGAACGGCGAGACATGCCTCGCCGCAGCTACGGCCGGTCTCGGTATCGCCCGCGTGCCGAGCTTCATTGCGGGGCCTCTTGTTCGCGCTGGACGCGTGCAGCCGTTGTTCACTGATCGCGAGGATGCGCCGCTCGCCATTCATGCGCTTTACCCGCCCGCACGGCATCTGGCTCTCAAGGTTCGGGCGGTCGTCGACTTTCTCGCGAGTTGCTATCGCGGGCAACCGGAATGGGATCGTGGCTGGTGACCATTGCCGTTCGTCCGGAAGAACGGCCCCATATCTTCATGTCATGCTGTTGCAACGTTCGGCTTCGCACACTCATCACATAGCAACCGATGAGGGCCTGATGGTGGCAGGAAAGTTCAGTAGTCGAACTCAAGAAACCTTGCAATTCAAACAAGCCCGGAAAGATGCGGCTGAAATTTGCTGGAATCAGTCGGGGGATACGGAACTTTGGCGACGCTGTCGTTCCCTGCCGCAATAATTATCGTCGACGACTAAGATGCTACAGCCATGGATCCGATCTCAACCATCTAAAAAAGGGAGCGATGCAAGTTATCCGTCACTATTTTCTCTTTTGGTTTCGGCCAGGTATGTGTCCATAGTTCGGGATGCACTCGACCAATGCGCCGTGCAGGAGAATTCTTGTTGTGTTTTTATTGTTCTTTTCAAATCCTGAACTGTGTTTCCATCACCAGGCCAAACGCAGCTCAGGTCAGAACGACGATCGGATTGATCGTAAAGACGCGCGCGATTCTGACCGGGAGCGCACCGGAGGCGACGTCATAAACCAATGACTGAAAAGGTATCTCGACGAGGTCCAAGACGTGCCTGCCATAGCTTGTCAGCGAACCCGGGCACGGGATCGCTCATTTGGCCCCGACAATGCCCGCCGTGAAGACGAGGCCACCGCGATCCGCGCAGAGCAGCGAATCTTCCAGTGTCGTCGTGCCAAGGAGTTCGAGAACCTTGTCGAAGCGCAAACCGATGGAGGCGATCGCGCCATCGTCGATGATGACCCGGTGGGCGCCGAGCTGTTTTAGGGCTGTAATCCGGCTTTCCCGGCGCGTGGTGGCGAACACGTTCGCGCCGGCCCGACGCGCGAGTGCGACGCTGCCATTCCGACTGAAGTCGTGACACACGCAGGAGGCGTTGTCTTTGCTGAAGATCAAGCGACGAGAACAGGGATCCCCATGCCGTCTGGAGCATATCCGGGAGCGTGGCGAGGACGCCCCAGGGAAGATTTGTCTCGATCTTGACCACATTCTTGGTCGGCACGCAGTTGAACTGCGCATGGCCGCGTTGAACTGCGTGCCATGCCGCCCATCACCGTCGCCACGACATAGCAACGGGCGAAGTCGCCCCCGGTGCCTCCTCAATGGCGCCTACCGCCTCAATCCCGAGGATCCGCGGAAGACTTACCGTGGCAGACCCTGCCTGGTAAAAAGCTCGGACCGGTTAAAGCCAAATGCCTTTACACCGATCCGAGCCCATCCCGAGGTTGCTTTCAGCTGCTAGTTGAAAACCATGCCTCCATCTATGATGACAGCCTGCCCCGTCATGTAGTCGGAATCCGGTCCCGCGAGAAACGCTACGCATGCAGCCACGTCGCCGGGCTCCGATATCCGCTTCAGTGCGATGTTTTTCGCGAACTGCTCCATGCCCCACTCAAACGTTTCGCTGGCATTGTCGGCCAGATCCTGCGCGACCTTCTGCATCATTGGCGTGTTGACGATGCCAGGGCAGTAGGCATTCACGGTGATTCCATGGGCTGCTAGGTCGCGCGCCGCCGTTTGTGTGATGCCTCTAACGGCGAACTTGGTCCCGCTATAGACAGCGAGCTCGGGATTTCCCACCTGACCAGCCTGGGAGCAGGCATTAATGATCTTGCCGCCGTGACCCAAGGACTTGAACGTCTTGACTGCGGCCTGGATCCCCCACAAAACACCGCCCACATTGATGTCGAATGCGCGGCGGTAAATCTCGGGTGTTATATCTTCGATCGGTGTGATCGGTGCAACGCCTGCATTGTTGATAACGACATCGAGCCCGCCGAGCTGCCTGGCGGCCTCCTCGACAGCAGCGAATACGGAGTCGCGATCGCTCACGTTGACCTCGACGACGCAGGCCGTTCCCCCGGTAGCCTCTATCTTTTTGACCACGGCATCCGCCGACGACACATTCATGTCCGCGCAGGCTACGGCAAAGCCGTCCTTCGCGAGACGAAGCGCAATGGCTTCACCTATGCCCTGACCAGCACCGGTAATAAACGCGACTTTTCCAAAGTTTCTTTCCATTGTTTTGATCCTCTTGGGTGGCGTACGTTAGTTGATCTCCATGACTGGCGGCTCAAGCGGCCATCTGATCAGCGATCCAGAAACGCACACAGGTCGTTGGTAAAACTTCACAGGATTCTTGAAGGCAAAGATGTGGTCGCCTTCCTCCTCGGCTGAGTAGACAACAGGCTCCGATCCATTGATCTGCGCCTGCATCCATCGCTGGCTCAGGACATTGTTGCTGTTGTCGCTGGTGAAGATCGCGGTCGGAACGTCGATCTTGCGGCTGATCACGTCACGCTCTTGACCGATTGCTGGCGATCCATTTTCCGAAGGCCGTCATCAACGCCGTGAGGAACTTTTCGGTGTTCTCGTTCACAAGGTTTCCGCTTTCGTCGAGCAGGTTCCCGACGCCGCCGATATAGGCTTCTGGCTGCTGCAAAGTCGGCACGTCTAGAAAGACCAGCGACTGGCGCAGATGATGGTTGGCTCCGAACCCGCCGATCCCTCCTGGCGAGACGCTGACGACCGCACCGGGCTTGCCGCTCCACACGCTCTTGCCGTACGGCCGGGACCCGACGTCGAGTGCGTTCTTGAGAACGGCCGGCACCGAGCGGTTATATTCCGGCGTGACGAACAGGACGGCATCGAAAGGTCTCACCTTGTCTCT
It includes:
- a CDS encoding LysR family transcriptional regulator; this translates as MDRLDCERMFVTVLDTGSFAAAAQRLGTSSGQASKLVSKLEADIGVQLIKRTTRALSVTEVGQAYYERMKVLLEEFDSLDASVRNASGAPAGRLRLTAPMTFGTTCLTPVLIDFANAFPQIQLDVSFSDRVVNLVDEGFDVAIRIGKPQDSAMIARKICDARVVVVAAPSYLASRGLPGTPEDLDGHDCIIDTNFRDPFHWTFKSTASPESLTVTVSGRLSFSNGETCLAAATAGLGIARVPSFIAGPLVRAGRVQPLFTDREDAPLAIHALYPPARHLALKVRAVVDFLASCYRGQPEWDRGW
- a CDS encoding MDR/zinc-dependent alcohol dehydrogenase-like family protein, which gives rise to MFATTRRESRITALKQLGAHRVIIDDGAIASIGLRFDKVLELLGTTTLEDSLLCADRGGLVFTAGIVGAK
- a CDS encoding (S)-acetoin forming diacetyl reductase, with product MERNFGKVAFITGAGQGIGEAIALRLAKDGFAVACADMNVSSADAVVKKIEATGGTACVVEVNVSDRDSVFAAVEEAARQLGGLDVVINNAGVAPITPIEDITPEIYRRAFDINVGGVLWGIQAAVKTFKSLGHGGKIINACSQAGQVGNPELAVYSGTKFAVRGITQTAARDLAAHGITVNAYCPGIVNTPMMQKVAQDLADNASETFEWGMEQFAKNIALKRISEPGDVAACVAFLAGPDSDYMTGQAVIIDGGMVFN
- a CDS encoding NADPH-dependent FMN reductase, producing MTTSVAVLVGSLRKASLNRKMAHVLMGLAPKDLNFEIVEIGDLPLYNEDLELETPPAAWAAFRDKVRPFDAVLFVTPEYNRSVPAVLKNALDVGSRPYGKSVWSGKPGAVVSVSPGGIGGFGANHHLRQSLVFLDVPTLQQPEAYIGGVGNLLDESGNLVNENTEKFLTALMTAFGKWIASNRSRA